The following are encoded together in the Glycine max cultivar Williams 82 chromosome 8, Glycine_max_v4.0, whole genome shotgun sequence genome:
- the LOC100811197 gene encoding 30S ribosomal protein 2, chloroplastic-like, whose product MASLHSSFLLTSNFLSLTTPSSSSTHVLFPMRLSTTHLRPLLLTTRHGFGRPPFAAVAEQAATATEASARRLYVGNIPRTVTNEELAKIVQEHGAVEKAEVMYDKYSGRSRRFAFVTMKTVEDATAVIEKLNGTEIGGREVKVNVTEKPLSTPDLPLLQAEESEFIDSPHKVYVGNLAKTVTTDTLKNFFSEKGKVLSAKVSRVPGTSKSSGYGFVTFSSEEDVEAAISSFNNSLLEGQTIRVNKA is encoded by the exons ATGGcttctcttcattcttctttCCTCCTTACATCAAATTTTCTTTCCCTCACAACCCCATCAAGTTCTTCCACTCACGTTCTCTTTCCCATGAGACTCTCCACGACCCACTTGCGACCCCTTCTTCTCACCACACGACACGGTTTCGGGAGACCACCCTTTGCCGCGGTGGCGGAACAGGCGGCCACCGCGACCGAGGCGTCCGCGAGGAGGCTCTACGTTGGCAACATTCCCCGCACCGTCACCAACGAAGAGCTTGCCAAGATTGTTCAAGAACATGGTGCTGTTGAGAAAGCTGAG GTTATGTATGATAAATACTCTGGAAGGAGCCGCCGCTTTGCATTTGTTACGATGAAAACTGTTGAGGATGCAACTGCTGTGATTGAGAAACTTAACGGCACT GAAATTGGAGGACGTGAGGTCAAAGTAAACGTAACGGAAAAACCTTTATCAACACCAGATTTGCCTTTACTCCAAGCTGAGGAATCTGAATTTATTGACAGTCCCCACAAGGTGTATGTGGGAAATCTGGCCAAAACAGTAACAACTGATActcttaaaaactttttttctgaGAAGGGAAAAGTTCTTAGTGCCAAGGTTTCACGGGTCCCTGGTACCTCAAAATCCAGTGGATATGGGTTTGTTACTTTTTCGTCAGAAGAGGATGTAGAAGCTGCAATCTCATCTTTCAACAATTCT TTGTTAGAAGGCCAAACAATCCGTGTAAACAAGGCATAG
- the LOC112997602 gene encoding FT-interacting protein 4-like, which produces MKKKNRTYAYCVAKYGPKWVKTRTIIDSLSPKWNEQYTWEVYDPCTVITIVVFDNGKLHSLLSAYKPAHTRSQEDGGNSIGCELDSLRNQVAAITTLRFKRAEAPLSKEVVEYMLDAGENVWSMRRGRAQFHRIAVLLNVLVFVAKHFDEKKITTVLSYFMFLYVVFCPWIILPSTILFLLLVGIWCYRTWPRYPSHTDIKLSHVDTTTVEELEEEFDNPFPSKFSGDNLRTRLTLPHSSLW; this is translated from the exons atgaagaagaaaaatcgcACTTATGCCTATTGTGTAGCTAAGTATGGTCCCAAGTGGGTGAAGACGAGGACTATTATAGATAGTCTTTCTCCAAAGTGGAATGAGCAATATACTTGGGAAGTGTATGACCCTTGCACTGTGATCACAATTGTTGTGTTTGATAATGGAAAATTACACTCACTCTTATCTGCTTATAAACCTGCACACACAAGGAGCCAGGAAGATGGGGGAAATTCAATTGGCTGTGAG TTGGATAGTTTGAGGAACCAAGTTGCTGCAATCACTACATTGAGGTTCAAAAGGGCTGAAGCACCACTTAGTAAAGAGGTTGTGGAGTACATGCTAGACGCGGGGGAAAATGTGTGGAGCATGAGGAGGGGGAGAGCTCAATTTCACAGGATTGCTGTTCTTCTAAATGTTTTGGTCTTTGTTGCTAAACATTTTGACGAGAAAAAAATTACCACGGTGCTTAGCTACTTCATGTTTCTCTATGTTGTTTTCTGCCCATGGATAATTTTGCCATCAACGATCTTATTCCTCCTTTTGGTTGGGATTTGGTGCTATAGAACATGGCCAAGATATCCTTCCCATACGGATATCAAATTGTCTCATGTTGATACAACCACTGTTGAGGAATTAGAAGAAGAATTTGATAATCCTTTTCCATCTAAATTTAGTGGTGATAATCTGAGAACAAGACTCACACTCCCCCACTCATCTTTGTGGTGA
- the LOC100811720 gene encoding 60S ribosomal protein L6 produces the protein MAPKKPRTTSRNPDLVRGIGKYSRSQMYHKRGIWAIKAKNGGVLPLHDPKPKPEAPAQKPPKFYPADDVKKPLVNKHKPKPAKLRASITPGTVLILLAGRFKGKRVVFLKQLPSGLLLVTGPFKINGVPLRRVNQSYVIGTSTKVDISDVNVDKFDDKYFAKEAKKKKTKGEGEFFEAEKEEKNVLPQEKKDDQKTVDTALLKAIESVPELKSYLGARFSLKAGVKPHELVF, from the exons ATGGCGCCGAAGAAGCCCCGAACCACGTCGAGGAACCCTGATTTGGTCAGGGGAATTGGCAAATATTCGAGGTCGCAGATGTACCACAAGAGGGGCATCTGGGCCATCAAGGCCAAAAACGGCGGTGTTTTGCCCCTCCACGATCCCAAGCCCAAACCCGAGGCCCCGGCCCAGAAGCCGCCCAAGTTCTACCCGGCCGATGACGTGAAGAAGCCCCTCGTCAACAAGCACAAGCCCAAGCCCGCGAAACTCAG GGCTAGCATTACTCCAGGGACTGTTCTGATCCTGCTTGCTGGGAGGTTCAAGGGAAAGAGGGTTGTTTTCTTGAAGCAGCTTCCATCTGGATTGCTTCTTGTAACAG GTCCCTTTAAGATCAATGGGGTTCCTCTGAGAAGGGTGAACCAATCGTATGTTATTGGTACATCCACAAAGGTGGATATCTCTGATGTCAATGTTGATAAATTTGATGACAAGTACTTTGCCAAGGAagctaagaaaaagaaaacaaagggcGAAGGCGAATTCTTTGAGGCAGAGAAGGAG GAGAAAAATGTGCTTCcccaagaaaagaaagatgacCAAAAAACCGTGGACACTGCTTTGTTAAAGGCCATTGAGAGTGTTCCAGAGCTCAAGTCTTACTTGGGTGCTAGGTTTTCCTTGAAGGCAGGAGTGAAGCCCCATGAGCTAGTTTTCTAG
- the LOC102661772 gene encoding FT-interacting protein 1, giving the protein MISIKRRQRGAPVTMHPVGPQVHPSSHDEDYNLRETDPQLGGERWPNATRGWMSGGERFSSTHDLVEQMFYLYVRVVKAKDLSPSTLTSSCDPYVEVKLGNYKGRTKHIEKKTNPEWNQVYAFSKDRFQSSVLEVIVKDREMLGRDDYIGRVAFDLNEVPTRVPPDSPLAPQWYRLEDRRGEGKVRGDIMLAVWMGTQADEAFSEAWHSDAATVYGEGVFNVRSKVYVSPKLWYLRVNVIEAQDVIPSDRNRLPEVFVKAQMGSQVLRTKICPSRTTTPLWNEDLVFVAAEPFEEQLTITVEDRVNPSRDEVLGKIILPLTLFEKQLDHRPVHSRWFNLQKFGFGMMEADRRNELKFSSRIHLRISLEGGYHVLDESTLYSSDQRPTARQLWKQPIGVLEVGILGAKGLLPMKMRDGRGTLDAYCVAKYGQKWVRTRTILDTFSPKWNEQYTWEVYDPCTVITLGVFDNCHLGGGEKATAGTAARDSRIGKVRIRLSTLEAHRIYTHSYPLLVLHPHGVKKMGELQLAVRFTSLSLANMVYIYGQPLLPKLHYFRPFTVNLVESLRYQAMNIVAVRLGRAEPPLRKEVVEYMLDVDSHMWSMRRSKANFFRIMSLFSGFITMGQWFTQVCHWKNPITSILVNILFLILICYPELILPTLFLYMFLIGLWNYRFRPRHPPHMDTKLSWAEVVQPDELDEEFDTFPTSRPHDVVRMRYDRLRSVAGRIQTVVGDIATQGERFQSLLSWRDTRATSLFVVFSFCSAVVLYATPPKVVAMVAGLYYLRHPKFRSKLPSVPSNFFKRLPARTDSML; this is encoded by the coding sequence ATGATTTCAATAAAGAGAAGACAAAGAGGTGCTCCAGTCACAATGCACCCAGTTGGTCCTCAAGTCCATCCTAGTAGCCATGATGAAGACTACAATCTGAGGGAGACCGATCCACAGCTTGGTGGGGAGCGGTGGCCTAATGCCACAAGAGGGTGGATGAGTGGTGGTGAAAGATTCTCAAGCACACATGACCTTGTTGAGCAGATGTTCTATCTGTATGTTAGGGTGGTGAAAGCCAAAGATCTTTCCCCCAGCACTCTCACCTCAAGCTGTGATCCTTATGTGGAAGTGAAGCTGGGGAACTACAAAGGAAGAACAAAGCACATAGAGAAGAAAACCAACCCGGAATGGAACCAAGTCTATGCTTTCTCCAAAGACAGATTTCAATCTTCTGTTTTGGAAGTCATTGTGAAAGACAGAGAAATGCTGGGAAGAGATGATTATATTGGAAGGGTGGCATTTGATCTCAATGAGGTTCCAACCAGAGTTCCCCCAGACAGTCCACTGGCTCCTCAGTGGTACAGACTCGAGGACCGGCGAGGAGAAGGGAAGGTGAGGGGTGATATCATGCTTGCAGTGTGGATGGGAACTCAAGCTGATGAAGCCTTCTCAGAGGCATGGCATTCTGATGCTGCCACTGTGTATGGAGAGGGTGTTTTCAATGTCAGATCAAAGGTTTATGTGTCACCAAAACTGTGGTATCTAAGGGTGAATGTCATTGAAGCACAAGATGTGATACCAAGTGACAGAAACCGGCTGCCAGAGGTTTTTGTCAAGGCTCAGATGGGGAGCCAAGTGTTGAGGACCAAGATATGTCCAAGTAGAACAACCACACCACTTTGGAATGAAGATTTGGTATTTGTGGCAGCTGAACCATTTGAGGAGCAGTTGACAATCACTGTGGAGGATCGAGTGAACCCTTCAAGAGATGAAGTACTTGGTAAGATAATCTTGCCACTGACCCTCTTTGAGAAGCAGCTAGACCACCGGCCAGTTCATTCGCGCTGGTTCAATCTTCAGAAGTTTGGTTTTGGAATGATGGAAGCTGATAGGAGAAATGAGCTCAAGTTTTCAAGCAGGATTCACCTAAGAATTTCCCTTGAAGGTGGATACCATGTCCTTGATGAGTCCACTTTGTACTCCAGTGACCAAAGACCAACAGCTAGACAGCTATGGAAGCAGCCTATTGGGGTGCTTGAAGTAGGCATCTTAGGAGCAAAAGGACTCCTCCCAATGAAGATGAGGGATGGCCGTGGCACCCTGGATGCATACTGTGTTGCCAAGTATGGCCAGAAATGGGTCAGAACCAGAACAATTCTTGACACTTTTAGTCCAAAATGGAATGAGCAATACACATGGGAGGTTTATGATCCTTGCACTGTTATAACACTTGGTGTCTTTGACAACTGCCATTTAGGTGGAGGGGAAAAAGCCACTGCTGGCACTGCAGCCAGGGATTCAAGAATTGGAAAGGTAAGAATTAGGCTCTCAACACTTGAAGCTCATAGGATATACACTCATAGTTATCCACTTCTTGTTTTGCACCCTCATGGTGTCAAGAAAATGGGTGAGCTTCAGCTAGCAGTGAGGTTCACTAGCCTCTCACTGGCTAACATGGTTTACATTTATGGCCAACCCTTGCTTCCAAAGCTGCATTACTTTCGCCCTTTCACCGTTAACCTAGTAGAGAGTTTGAGGTACCAAGCCATGAACATTGTAGCTGTTAGGCTTGGAAGAGCTGAACCTCCCCTCAGGAAGGAGGTAGTAGAGTACATGTTAGATGTTGATTCCCATATGTGGAGCATGAGAAGAAGCAAAGCCAACTTCTTCCGAATCATGTCACTTTTCTCTGGATTCATCACAATGGGGCAATGGTTTACCCAAGTTTGCCATTGGAAGAACCCCATCACATCAATCCTAGTTAACATTCTCTTCCTAATACTCATTTGCTACCCTGAATTGATACTTCCAACCTTGTTCCTCTACATGTTCTTGATTGGCCTGTGGAACTATAGGTTTAGGCCTAGACACCCACCCCACATGGACACAAAACTCTCATGGGCAGAAGTTGTTCAACCCGATGAACTCGATGAAGAGTTCGATACATTCCCAACTTCTAGACCACATGATGTGGTGAGAATGAGGTATGACAGACTTAGAAGTGTGGCAGGAAGGATTCAAACAGTTGTTGGGGACATAGCAACACAGGGAGAGAGGTTTCAGTCTCTACTGAGTTGGAGAGACACAAGAGCAACCAGCCTCTTTGTAGTGTTCAGCttttgttctgctgtggttcTCTATGCAACACCACCAAAAGTGGTGGCTATGGTAGCAGGCTTGTACTATCTGCGGCACCCAAAGTTTCGCAGCAAGCTTCCTTCTGTGCCAAGCAACTTCTTCAAGAGGCTTCCAGCTAGAACAGATAGCATGCTGTGA